The DNA sequence GGCGGCCGCGGTTCCGTTTCAGCACATCCGATGAATCGGCAATATGCTGTAATTCTTCGAGGACAAATTGCGGGATGACAATGACACCTTCAAGGAATCCAGTCTGGCAGATATCGGCAACCCTTCCGTCAATAATCACACTGGTATCGAGAATTTTCCACTCTCTTGCACGCTCTTCTTTTTCCAGCTCTTCTTCACTGCCCTTTTTCTTCGACTTGGAGAACAAGCCCAGCAGCTCATCACGCTTTTTGAAGCCGACCTGGAACCCTAAATAACCAAATAAAAGGGTCAAAAGTGTTGGGGCAACTGTATTCACTACCGGCACCTGGATCGCGTTTAAAGCAAAACCAATCAGAAATGCCACAAGCAGACCGAAGAAAAGTCCGACACTGCCGAACAGGACATCCGTTATTGGCGCTTTGATTAGCGACTCTTCAGCCCACTTCACGAAATTGGTCACAGGATCTACGGCCCAAAAAGTAAGAAGATAAAAAATAAGTGCGCCCAAAACAGCGGTAACATAAGGATTATTGATGAGAGTCATATCTTCCACATTCATCAATATTAATAAATCAGGAATTAAGAATATACCAAGCGTTCCCCCAATGATCAGGAAGCAGGCTTGAATGATACGTCTTAACATCCTTTCACCTCCTTTTAATCATTATAAACAACTTCCAATTTTTGAAACCCTGCTGATTGAAACATTTTTCAATCATTTTTTATACCCAAAGGTTTATACGTTTCAACCTATGCAAAGGTTACGTTATTTGTCTACATTTTCAAAAGAACAGACTATTAATATTTCCCTTTCGAAAAAATCAAAGAGCTTTTTAGATTGCCAATCTCCCGATAGGAGTTAATCTCTTCTTTAAATTAGCACCGGCACATGGCAGTGTCAATTAATAGCAGGCCGCCAATGTTTGGATTACATTTGCCGATCAGCCATCAGCTGATCCCTGATGAGTTTAAAACCTTCTTTGATCTTGCGAGCCCTTACTTCACCAATACCCTCGACATCATCAAGCTCCTCCACTGAAGCTGAAATCATATTCGTGAATTTCCCAAATCGTTTGACCAGATTTTCAACAATGACCATAGGCAGCCTTGGAATCTTATTGAGCATCCGATACCCTCTTGGACAGATAAATTCGTCCATGTGCACATACCCCTGATGTCCGAGCAGCTTTAGGATTGTAGAATCCTCTATGACCCCAGCCTTTGATAAATCCTGGAATCTCGCCATCACTTCATCTGCCTTTACCTCTGTATCAGCAGAATAATCCTTGATCACCAGCAGTGCTTCTTTTTCTATCTCAGATAACAGCTCCTGCATCTGGAGGCGGATCAGCCTCCCTTCCTGACCAAGTTCGCTCAGGTAGGTCAAAAGCTCTGTCTTGATCCTCAGCACCATTTCAAATCGGTGGATAACCTGAAGTATATCATTATAGGTGACTAGGTCTTCAAACTCCAGGACTCCCAAATTGGTAATGCCCTGCTCGAGAACCACTTTGTACTTCTCCAGCGTCTGGATTGCCTGATTGGCCTTGGTCAAAATGACGCCGATTTCCTTCAAGGCATAGCGAAGGTTTCCCTGGTACAGGGTAATGACATTTCTCCGCTGGGAAATCGCAACGACAAGAGCCTTTGTCTGTCTCGCCACACGTTCCGCCGTTCTGTGCCTCATCCCCGTTTCGGTTGACGGGACATCCGTACCCGGAGCAAGCTGGGCATTGGCAAACAGGATTTTGCTGCCCGTCTCGTTCAGGATGATTGCGCCATCCATTTTCGCCAGTTCATAGAGAAAGCTGGGACTGAATCGGCAGTTGATTTCAAAGCCGCCGTCCACGAGATTTTTCACCTTTTCGTTGTAGCCAAAAACAATCAGCCCGCCTGTATTGGCACGAAGTACATTATCAATTCCATCCCTTAGAGGTGTTCCAGGAGCGATAAACCGGAGAATTTCACCTAACTCTTTTTCCTCAAGTTCGTTTTGTTCCAATCCATCAACCCCCTAAGGTGACTTTTAGTGCATGGCTGACAGATGACACACCAATCAATTCCACACCCGGTGGAGGAGTCCATCCGCCTAGATTATTTTCGGGTAAAATAATTCTTTCAAAACCAAGTTTCGCCGCTTCCTGGACACGTTGCTCAATTCTTGAAACCCTTCTGACTTCTCCGGTAAGGCCAACCTCGCCGATGATACAATCAGAAGCCCGTGTCGGCTTATCCCTGAAACTGGATGCAATGCTAACCGCCACAGCAAGATCAATTGCTGGTTCATCCAGCTTCACCCCGCCAGCTACCTTCAGATACGCATCCTGATTGGCCAGAAGCAATCCAACCCTTTTTTCCAAAACCGCCATCAACAGCGATACCCGGTTATGGTCTATCCCGGTAGCCATTCGCCGCGGGTTCCCAAAACTAGTTGGCGAAATCAGCGCCTGAATCTCAACCAGTACAGGTCTGGTGCCTTCCATTGACGCTACAACCGTAGAACCTGAAGCTCCCTGTGATCTTTCTTCCAAAAAGATTTCTGAAGGGTTTGCGACTTCTTCAAGGCCCGCTTCCTTCATCTCAAAAATGCCCATCTCATTCGTCGAACCAAAACGGTTTTTTACCGCCCTGAGAATCCTGTATGTATGGTGCCTTTCTCCCTCGAAATAAAGAACAGTATCCACCATATGCTCAAGCAGCCTTGGACCGGCAATCGAACCTTCCTTTGTCACATGGCCGACTATAAATATGGCGATCCCTTTTGTTTTCGCAATTCGCATTAGCTCGGCTGTACATTCCCTGACCTGGGACACACTTCCCGGTGCAGACGTGACTTCCGGGTGGAAAATCGTCTGGATTGAATCAACGATGACAAAATCCGGGTTGCTGTTTTCAATTGTCAGGCTGATCTCATTCAGATTTGTTTCCGAATATACAAGCAGATTGTCAGATGTGACACCAAGGCGGTCAGCACGCAGCTTTGTTTGCCTCATTGATTCCTCACCTGAAATATAAAGAACGGTATGAGCTTTTTTCGCCAGCTGATAGGATACCTGAAGCAGAAGAGTCGATTTCCCGATACCCGGGTCCCCTCCGATCAATACAAGCGACCCTCTGACAACGCCTCCGCCCAGAACACGATTTAATTCATTCGAATCTGTCGTAATTCTCGGCTCGCTGACTGTTTCAATAGAGGTAATTGGAGTTGCCTTGGCAGCGACACCCGTATTCCCTGTATTGGCGAAAGCTCCTCTTCTTGCAGAACCGGTGCTTTCGACTTCCTCAACCATCTTATTCCATTGTCCGCAGCCCGGACATTTCCCCATCCATTTGGGAGATTCATAGCCGCATTCCTGGCACATGAATTTCGTTTTTCTTTTAGCCATTTTCTTTGCCTCTCAGTAAAAAAGTAGTTATCTCTATAATAAAGCTAAACAAGCAATAAAAGAAATGATAGCGATTGAAGGATATTATTCCTGAATAAAGACACCGGCCTCTATTAAATTATGTTCATATCCTGTTGTGTCAATTCCATTCTTTTTCCAAAACCATAAGTAATTTAGAAAAAAGGGGTACACGCATTTTGTACGTATACCCCTTGTATTTACATTTTAATCGATATTAAGACTTTGCAGACCCTTCAGGAGTCTTGACGACGAACTTGCCTTCTTCGACATCAATAACAACGTTCTGCCCTGTCAGGACTGTTCCTTTCAGCAATTCTTCCGACAGTTGGTCTTCGATGTGCTTCTGGATTGCCCTGCGCAATGGACGAGCGCCGTATTCCGGATCATATCCTTCCTCCGAAATCTTATCTTTCGCCGCATCTGTGAGTTCAAGCGTGATTTCCTGTTCTCTCAAACGCTTCACAAGCTGGTCTGACATCAGTGTCACGATTTCTTTCAGATGTGGTTTCTCAAGGGCATGGAAGACGATGATTTCATCGATACGGTTCAGGAATTCCGGACGGAAGGCCTTTTTTAGCTCCTCCATGACTTTGCCCTTCATATCTTTGTAATCCTGTTCTCCATCCTGAATATTGAAGCCGACATATTTATTACGCTTCAATGCTTCAGCACCAACATTCGAAGTCAGGATCATGATGGTATTGCGGAAATCGACTGTGCGTCCTTTAGAATCTGTCAAGCGTCCATCCTCAAGGACCTGCAGTAAGATATTGAACACATCTGGATGTGCTTTTTCTATTTCATCAAGCAGGATAACTGAATACGGTTTCCTGCGGACTTTTTCTGTTAGCTGGCCGCCCTCATCATATCCTACATAACCCGGAGGTGAGCCGACCAGACGAGACGTCGAATGCTTCTCCATGTACTCGGACATATCGACACGGATCATCGCATCCTCATCGCCAAACATGGACTCAGCAAGTGCTCTCGCCAATTCCGTTTTACCAACACCTGTTGGCCCAAGGAAGATGAATGACCCAATCGGACGCTTAGGATCCTTTAAGCCCGCACGCGCACGTCTGACAGCTTTTGAGACTGCCTTAACCGCTTCATCCTGTCCGATTACACGTGAGTGAAGGATTTCTTCAAGGTTCAACAGCTTATCTGTTTCCGTTTGTGCCAGCTTCGAAACAGGAATATTCGTCCAGCTGGAAACAACGTTGGCGATGTCTTCCACGGTAACCTCGCTATTCTCCTTGCCTTGCTTCTCTTTCCAGGATTTCTTCGTATTTTCAAGCTGCTCTCGCAGACGCTGTTCTGTGTCCCTCAGTGAAGCCGCTTTTTCAAACTCCTGGCTTTGGACTGAAGCATCCTTTTCCTTTCGCACTTCCTCAAGCTTTACTTCAAGTTCCTTAAGGTTTGGCGGTGTTGTATATGAGCGAAGTCGAACCTTGGAACCGGCTTCGTCAATCAGATCGATCGCTTTATCCGGAAGGAAACGGTCTGAAATATAACGGTCAGACAGTTTTACCGCCGCTTCGATTGCTTCATCCGTAATCGATACTCTGTGATGAGCTTCATAGCGGTCACGAAGACCTTTTAAGATTTGTACTGATTCTTCTGCAGTTGGCTCATCGACAGTAATCGGCTGGAAACGTCTCTCCAAGGCAGCATCTTTTTCGATGTATTTACGGTACTCATCAAGTGTAGTAGCACCGATACACTGCAGCTCTCCACGAGCCAATGAAGGCTTGAGGATATTGGACGCATCAATCGCACCCTCAGCACCGCCAGCACCGATCAGTGTGTGGAGCTCATCAATGAACAGAATGATGTTTCCAGCTTGGCGGATTTCATCCATCACCTTTTTAAGACGGTCCTCGAATTCACCACGGTATTTAGTTCCCGCTACTACGGTACCCATATCAAGAGTCATGACGCGCTTGTCACGAAGGATTTCAGGCACTTCATTATTTACGATTTGCTGAGCTAATCCTTCAGCGATAGCTGTTTTACCGACTCCTGGCTCCCCTATCAAGACCGGGTTGTTCTTGGTACGGCGGCTTAGCACCTCAATGACACGCTGGATTTCCTTGCTTCGGCCGATTACCGGATCAAGGCTGCCTTCCCTTGCGATTGCTGTCAGATCTCTCGCCAGACTATCAAGTGTCGGAGTATTGGCATTAGCCGTACCGCCTCCCTGGTGCCCGGAGGTCTCATTGCTGCCAAGCAGCTGAAGGACCTGCTGACGTGCTTTATTCAGGCTGACACCAAGATTGTTCAGTACCCTGGCTGCAACGCCCTCTCCCTCACGAATTAATCCAAGGAGGATATGCTCTGTGCCTACATATGAATGACCAAGCTTTCTCGCTTCATCCATCGAAAGTTCAATAACCTTTTTGGCTCTGGGAGTATAATGGATTGTCTGGGAAGTTTCCTGGCCGCGGCCAATCAGGTTTTCCACTTCCTTCTGGATCTTCTCTGCGCCCAGCCCAAGGCCATAAAGCGCTTTTGCAGCAATGCCTTCGCCTTCACGCACAAGGCCAAGTAAGATGTGTTCTGTCCCGATATTGTTATGTCCAAGGCGGATTGCCTCTTCCTGTGCGAGTGCCAATACTTTTTGCGCTCTCTCTGTAAATCGTCCAAACATCATAAGATCATCCTCCTGACTCTTCTTTGGTCTCCATTTTCAATCGTTCTCTTATTAAAGCAGCTCTGCGGATATCCCGTTCATTCGGTCTTAAAGGTCCTCCCGCAAAAAGCTGCAAAAACCCCGGCTGAGTTAAAATCATCAATTCATTCAAAATCGATTTCGATATATTTTTTATATAACCCATATCTATTCCTAGCCTTAAATCAGAAAGACAGCGGGCAGCTTCCTTTGTCTCAATGATCCTGCTGTTCGCAAGTGTTCCATACGACCGAAACACTCTGTCTTCTAATTGTATGTTCGAAGTCTTCGCTAATGCTTCCCGCGCAGACCTTTCCTGAGATATTATCTGGCTTACGACACTTTTGAGATCATCGACTATATCTTCTTCTGATTTTCCGAGTGTGATCTGGTTCGATATTTGAAAAATATTGCCAAGTGCTTCACTGCCCTCGCCGTAAATACCTCTTACCACCAAACCCAGCTGGTTAATCGCCGGGACAATCCGGTTCATTTGCTGCGTCAGAACAAGACCGGGCAGGTGCATCATCACTGATGCCCTCAAACCAGTACCTGCATTGGTTGGGCAGCTGGTCAGGTAGCCGAATTTTTCATCAAAAGCATAATTGACATACTCTTCAAGCCAGTCATCAATTTCATTGGCGGCCTTCAAAGCCTCGCTTAACTGAAAGCCCGGGAACAAACATTGGATCCTTATATGAT is a window from the Mesobacillus jeotgali genome containing:
- a CDS encoding PIN/TRAM domain-containing protein, whose translation is MLRRIIQACFLIIGGTLGIFLIPDLLILMNVEDMTLINNPYVTAVLGALIFYLLTFWAVDPVTNFVKWAEESLIKAPITDVLFGSVGLFFGLLVAFLIGFALNAIQVPVVNTVAPTLLTLLFGYLGFQVGFKKRDELLGLFSKSKKKGSEEELEKEERAREWKILDTSVIIDGRVADICQTGFLEGVIVIPQFVLEELQHIADSSDVLKRNRGRRGLDILNRIQKELKIKVEIYEGDFEDIQEVDSKLVKLAKLTNGVVVTNDFNLNKVCELQKVAVLNINDLANAVKPVVLPGEELSIQVIKDGKEHNQGIAYLDDGTMIVVEEGRDYIGKRIDVLVTSVLQTSAGRMIFAKPKLLEKSIIS
- the disA gene encoding DNA integrity scanning diadenylate cyclase DisA; translated protein: MEQNELEEKELGEILRFIAPGTPLRDGIDNVLRANTGGLIVFGYNEKVKNLVDGGFEINCRFSPSFLYELAKMDGAIILNETGSKILFANAQLAPGTDVPSTETGMRHRTAERVARQTKALVVAISQRRNVITLYQGNLRYALKEIGVILTKANQAIQTLEKYKVVLEQGITNLGVLEFEDLVTYNDILQVIHRFEMVLRIKTELLTYLSELGQEGRLIRLQMQELLSEIEKEALLVIKDYSADTEVKADEVMARFQDLSKAGVIEDSTILKLLGHQGYVHMDEFICPRGYRMLNKIPRLPMVIVENLVKRFGKFTNMISASVEELDDVEGIGEVRARKIKEGFKLIRDQLMADRQM
- the radA gene encoding DNA repair protein RadA; translation: MAKRKTKFMCQECGYESPKWMGKCPGCGQWNKMVEEVESTGSARRGAFANTGNTGVAAKATPITSIETVSEPRITTDSNELNRVLGGGVVRGSLVLIGGDPGIGKSTLLLQVSYQLAKKAHTVLYISGEESMRQTKLRADRLGVTSDNLLVYSETNLNEISLTIENSNPDFVIVDSIQTIFHPEVTSAPGSVSQVRECTAELMRIAKTKGIAIFIVGHVTKEGSIAGPRLLEHMVDTVLYFEGERHHTYRILRAVKNRFGSTNEMGIFEMKEAGLEEVANPSEIFLEERSQGASGSTVVASMEGTRPVLVEIQALISPTSFGNPRRMATGIDHNRVSLLMAVLEKRVGLLLANQDAYLKVAGGVKLDEPAIDLAVAVSIASSFRDKPTRASDCIIGEVGLTGEVRRVSRIEQRVQEAAKLGFERIILPENNLGGWTPPPGVELIGVSSVSHALKVTLGG
- the clpC gene encoding ATP-dependent protease ATP-binding subunit ClpC produces the protein MMFGRFTERAQKVLALAQEEAIRLGHNNIGTEHILLGLVREGEGIAAKALYGLGLGAEKIQKEVENLIGRGQETSQTIHYTPRAKKVIELSMDEARKLGHSYVGTEHILLGLIREGEGVAARVLNNLGVSLNKARQQVLQLLGSNETSGHQGGGTANANTPTLDSLARDLTAIAREGSLDPVIGRSKEIQRVIEVLSRRTKNNPVLIGEPGVGKTAIAEGLAQQIVNNEVPEILRDKRVMTLDMGTVVAGTKYRGEFEDRLKKVMDEIRQAGNIILFIDELHTLIGAGGAEGAIDASNILKPSLARGELQCIGATTLDEYRKYIEKDAALERRFQPITVDEPTAEESVQILKGLRDRYEAHHRVSITDEAIEAAVKLSDRYISDRFLPDKAIDLIDEAGSKVRLRSYTTPPNLKELEVKLEEVRKEKDASVQSQEFEKAASLRDTEQRLREQLENTKKSWKEKQGKENSEVTVEDIANVVSSWTNIPVSKLAQTETDKLLNLEEILHSRVIGQDEAVKAVSKAVRRARAGLKDPKRPIGSFIFLGPTGVGKTELARALAESMFGDEDAMIRVDMSEYMEKHSTSRLVGSPPGYVGYDEGGQLTEKVRRKPYSVILLDEIEKAHPDVFNILLQVLEDGRLTDSKGRTVDFRNTIMILTSNVGAEALKRNKYVGFNIQDGEQDYKDMKGKVMEELKKAFRPEFLNRIDEIIVFHALEKPHLKEIVTLMSDQLVKRLREQEITLELTDAAKDKISEEGYDPEYGARPLRRAIQKHIEDQLSEELLKGTVLTGQNVVIDVEEGKFVVKTPEGSAKS
- a CDS encoding protein arginine kinase, whose product is MSLEKFISQAVSSWMSDDGPDSDIVLSSRIRFARNLDEYNFPTLFTNGEAEAVIDAIMECTSQTSAARFGQLELIKMDEIPPLKKRVLVEKHLISPHLAENALHGAVLLSENEEISIMINEEDHIRIQCLFPGFQLSEALKAANEIDDWLEEYVNYAFDEKFGYLTSCPTNAGTGLRASVMMHLPGLVLTQQMNRIVPAINQLGLVVRGIYGEGSEALGNIFQISNQITLGKSEEDIVDDLKSVVSQIISQERSAREALAKTSNIQLEDRVFRSYGTLANSRIIETKEAARCLSDLRLGIDMGYIKNISKSILNELMILTQPGFLQLFAGGPLRPNERDIRRAALIRERLKMETKEESGG